A portion of the bacterium genome contains these proteins:
- the fabD gene encoding ACP S-malonyltransferase — MGKLAFIFPGQGSQYVGMGAEAAAAKTGGDLFALADEILGFPLSDLCFHGPEEELKQTYNTQPAVLTVSLIAAALLAEKGIRPALTAGHSLGEYSALAAAGALSFAEAVALVRKRGEIMAATTEKITGAGMAAIIGLGAEAVVDICARASEAGVVEAVNFNSPVQTIISGERSGLERAMELAKSEGAKRAMELPVSAPFHSSLMDPAAELFRPALEAARIGDAAVAVVANVSARPETAAEEIRANLIGQVNGPVRWTESVEYMLSQGVDTFVEVGPGKVLLGLMKKIAPDAAAYAVETPAQIDELAAALA; from the coding sequence ATGGGGAAACTGGCTTTTATCTTTCCGGGACAAGGTTCGCAGTACGTGGGGATGGGCGCGGAAGCGGCCGCTGCCAAAACCGGGGGGGACCTCTTCGCCCTTGCCGACGAGATCCTGGGGTTCCCCCTCAGCGACCTTTGCTTCCACGGACCGGAGGAAGAACTGAAACAGACCTACAACACCCAGCCCGCCGTGCTCACGGTCAGCTTGATCGCGGCCGCGCTCCTGGCCGAAAAAGGAATACGCCCGGCGCTGACGGCCGGGCACAGCCTGGGCGAATACAGCGCCCTGGCAGCCGCCGGGGCCCTTTCCTTCGCCGAAGCCGTGGCCCTGGTCCGCAAGCGCGGGGAGATCATGGCCGCGACCACGGAGAAGATCACCGGTGCGGGGATGGCCGCGATCATCGGGCTCGGAGCCGAGGCGGTGGTCGACATCTGCGCCCGGGCGTCCGAGGCCGGGGTGGTGGAGGCGGTCAACTTCAACTCCCCGGTCCAGACCATCATCTCCGGCGAGCGGTCGGGGTTGGAACGGGCCATGGAACTGGCCAAATCCGAGGGAGCCAAACGGGCGATGGAACTCCCGGTGAGCGCGCCCTTTCATTCCTCCCTGATGGATCCGGCGGCCGAACTATTCCGGCCGGCCCTGGAGGCGGCCCGGATCGGCGACGCCGCCGTGGCGGTGGTGGCCAACGTCAGCGCCCGGCCCGAAACCGCCGCCGAGGAGATCCGCGCCAACCTTATCGGCCAGGTCAACGGGCCGGTGCGCTGGACCGAGTCCGTCGAATACATGCTTTCGCAGGGGGTCGATACCTTCGTCGAGGTGGGGCCGGGCAAGGTGCTGCTGGGGCTGATGAAGAAGATCGCCCCGGACGCCGCCGCTTACGCGGTGGAAACCCCCGCTCAGATCGACGAGCTGGCGGCGGCCCTGGCCTGA
- a CDS encoding ATP-dependent DNA helicase: MDSGEDTIRSFFRPGGPLERLHPRYDYRPQQEAMAAEVWKALAEGNVLLAEAGTGVGKSLAYLYPLLLWQRRAELPFAVSTHTKTLQRQLLEQDLPLLERLTGEKIRAALCLGAGNYLCRLRLDRARERGLFETRAAAAGFQAVSEWAAATATGMVQELAPPPSPDVWGAVSVEQVCPRRKCPHYRECWYFSAREQARSAQVLVMNHHLFFANLAVGGAVLPPFGAAVFDEAHTLEDVATSFLGFRVSNRTVPNLLGNLYSARGGKGFIPATVADAGERALWQESIEVVRRANDDFFERLQALGKGGKQTLRLRVPGYVDNLLDAPLEALEDRLRKLRKELPEADKVEAVGYQFWVQELRRHLEELTGLGGEDRVYWYEQEGSRRRLFQSLQMAPVEVGNYLRERLWSELAPAVLTSATLSTGGNFEYLKKSLGLEDCAETVQASPFDYQNRVLVYTDPTIPDPRRDPQGYEARIVADIDRIVRAVGGGAFVLFTSHRMLRRAWDELNQPLAGFGCLRQGEKERYLLLEEFRRRPASVLFGTASFWQGVDVPGESLRCVVIVKLPFGVPDEPLTESRLELIAEGGGDPFNDYQVPRAVIMLRQGFGRLMRHRDDYGVVAFLDPRIRTRPYGRKFLGALPRCRVTTDFEQLNAFVTRVRREGGGAAPGPTSPEAGAAPVPVPGTPSA, translated from the coding sequence ATGGACTCGGGCGAAGATACGATCCGCTCCTTTTTCCGCCCCGGCGGCCCGCTGGAGCGCCTTCATCCCCGCTACGACTATCGCCCGCAGCAGGAAGCGATGGCCGCGGAGGTCTGGAAGGCGCTGGCGGAAGGGAACGTGCTCTTGGCAGAAGCCGGGACCGGAGTGGGGAAAAGCCTGGCCTACCTGTACCCGCTGCTCCTCTGGCAGCGCCGTGCCGAGCTGCCCTTCGCGGTCTCCACCCACACCAAGACCCTGCAGCGCCAGCTCCTGGAACAGGACCTCCCCCTCCTGGAGCGCCTGACCGGCGAGAAGATCCGGGCCGCGCTCTGTCTGGGAGCGGGCAATTATCTCTGCCGGCTGCGCCTGGATCGGGCCCGGGAGCGGGGGCTTTTCGAAACCCGCGCCGCCGCCGCCGGGTTTCAAGCCGTAAGCGAATGGGCCGCCGCCACCGCCACCGGGATGGTCCAGGAACTCGCCCCCCCCCCGTCGCCCGACGTCTGGGGAGCCGTCAGCGTCGAGCAGGTCTGTCCCCGGCGGAAATGCCCCCACTACCGGGAGTGCTGGTATTTCTCGGCCCGCGAGCAAGCCCGCTCGGCCCAGGTCCTGGTCATGAACCACCATCTTTTTTTCGCCAACCTCGCCGTGGGCGGGGCGGTCCTGCCCCCCTTCGGGGCCGCGGTCTTCGACGAGGCCCATACCCTGGAGGACGTCGCCACCTCCTTTCTCGGCTTCCGGGTATCCAACCGGACCGTCCCCAACCTTCTCGGCAACCTCTACAGCGCCCGCGGCGGCAAGGGGTTCATTCCCGCCACGGTCGCCGATGCCGGGGAACGGGCCCTTTGGCAGGAGTCGATCGAGGTCGTGCGCCGCGCCAACGACGATTTTTTCGAAAGGCTCCAGGCCCTGGGGAAGGGGGGGAAGCAGACCCTGAGGCTGCGCGTGCCCGGGTACGTCGACAACCTTCTGGACGCCCCCCTGGAAGCCCTGGAGGACCGGCTGCGGAAACTTCGGAAGGAACTGCCCGAAGCGGATAAGGTCGAAGCCGTCGGGTACCAGTTCTGGGTCCAGGAACTGCGCCGCCACCTGGAGGAGCTGACCGGCCTGGGGGGAGAGGACCGGGTGTACTGGTACGAGCAGGAAGGGTCGCGCCGCCGCCTCTTCCAGTCGCTGCAGATGGCCCCGGTGGAGGTCGGGAACTATCTGCGGGAGCGCCTTTGGTCGGAGCTGGCCCCGGCGGTTCTGACCTCGGCCACGCTCTCCACCGGGGGGAACTTCGAATACCTGAAAAAAAGCCTGGGGCTGGAGGACTGCGCCGAAACCGTCCAGGCCTCCCCCTTCGATTATCAGAACCGGGTCCTGGTCTACACCGACCCCACCATCCCCGACCCGCGCCGCGACCCTCAAGGGTACGAGGCCCGGATCGTGGCCGACATCGACCGGATCGTGCGCGCGGTCGGGGGAGGGGCTTTCGTGCTCTTCACCAGCCACCGGATGCTCCGCCGGGCCTGGGATGAACTCAACCAGCCCCTGGCCGGCTTCGGGTGCCTGCGCCAGGGGGAAAAGGAACGCTACCTGCTCCTGGAGGAGTTCCGGCGCCGCCCGGCTTCGGTGCTGTTCGGGACCGCCAGTTTCTGGCAGGGGGTCGACGTCCCCGGGGAGAGCCTGCGCTGCGTCGTCATCGTCAAGCTCCCCTTCGGAGTCCCCGACGAGCCCCTGACCGAATCGCGCCTGGAACTGATAGCCGAAGGCGGCGGCGACCCCTTCAACGATTACCAGGTGCCCCGGGCCGTGATCATGCTCCGGCAGGGGTTCGGGCGCCTGATGCGCCACCGCGACGACTACGGGGTGGTGGCTTTCCTCGATCCCCGGATCCGCACCCGCCCCTACGGCCGCAAATTCCTGGGGGCGCTGCCGCGCTGCCGGGTCACCACCGACTTCGAACAGCTGAACGCGTTCGTCACCCGGGTCCGGAGGGAGGGGGGCGGCGCGGCCCCGGGGCCGACCTCCCCGGAAGCGGGAGCTGCTCCCGTGCCGGTCCCGGGGACGCCTTCCGCCTGA
- a CDS encoding nucleoside phosphorylase, protein MSERQYHIQVAPGEVGRYVILPGDPGRAEKIAAYFDDPREIAFNREYRTFTGTVDGITISVTSTGIGCPSTAIALEELIHVGADTFIRVGTAGSLQERVDLGDLAISTGAVRDEGTTRQYIPLEYPAVAHPEIVGALRRAAENLDYPHHLGITHCKDSFYSEEEGYSAQPEVNSQRWKTWMRGDVIATSMEEAALFVVGSLRRVRAGSVLAVIGRTWAGEPVIHGVGPEKAIETAIEAFRILERERR, encoded by the coding sequence ATGAGCGAACGCCAGTACCATATTCAGGTGGCCCCCGGCGAAGTCGGCCGCTACGTCATTCTTCCCGGAGATCCGGGCCGCGCCGAAAAAATCGCGGCTTATTTCGACGATCCCCGCGAAATCGCCTTCAACCGGGAGTACCGGACCTTTACCGGAACCGTCGACGGGATCACGATTTCGGTCACCTCCACCGGAATCGGCTGCCCGTCGACCGCGATCGCGTTGGAGGAACTGATCCACGTCGGCGCCGACACCTTCATCCGGGTGGGAACCGCCGGGTCCCTGCAGGAGCGGGTCGACCTCGGCGACCTGGCCATCTCCACCGGTGCCGTCAGGGACGAAGGCACCACCCGGCAGTACATCCCCCTGGAGTACCCGGCGGTGGCTCACCCCGAAATCGTGGGCGCCCTCAGACGGGCGGCCGAGAACCTCGACTACCCCCACCACCTCGGGATCACCCACTGCAAGGACTCGTTCTACTCGGAGGAGGAAGGGTACAGCGCCCAGCCGGAGGTCAACAGCCAACGCTGGAAGACCTGGATGCGGGGCGACGTCATCGCCACCTCCATGGAAGAAGCCGCCCTCTTCGTGGTCGGCTCGCTGCGGCGCGTGCGCGCCGGTTCCGTTCTGGCCGTGATCGGCCGAACCTGGGCCGGGGAACCGGTGATTCACGGAGTCGGGCCGGAAAAAGCGATCGAAACCGCGATCGAAGCTTTCCGCATCCTGGAGCGGGAGCGGCGGTAG
- a CDS encoding BMP family ABC transporter substrate-binding protein has protein sequence MRRTTRRRLLGVLFTALLCGCGVPDDGEPTNVAGVFINPLDDPWTAALHQALEQNQSEGGYGYAYRAGVGAAGYERAVREFVARGYRVVFGDCRGAEAAALATAREFPEVYFFLGSDAGPAAPNLAVIGPRLEEPAFLCGIVAARMSRTREVGVLAGLPSPSVNGLINAFRNGVESVDPAVSVRLRFTGFRHSRDHGPEARAVEALADAGADMVFCERPWGIEACERLRLGAFSCYQDLIQYSPDVVVTGAVWDPAPLVRGAVAMVKEDRFAPLDLGCWGTMSVGGAYLAPFRGLTRKPGDEVRSRVEKTRDLILDGRLRVPVDETDPAARLSE, from the coding sequence ATGAGAAGGACGACCCGCCGCCGGTTGCTCGGCGTGCTGTTTACGGCGCTGCTCTGCGGCTGCGGCGTCCCCGACGACGGAGAGCCGACGAACGTCGCCGGAGTGTTCATCAACCCCCTCGACGACCCCTGGACGGCCGCCCTCCACCAAGCCCTGGAGCAGAACCAGTCCGAGGGAGGCTACGGCTACGCCTATCGAGCCGGGGTCGGGGCCGCCGGGTACGAGCGGGCGGTCCGCGAGTTCGTCGCCCGGGGGTACCGGGTGGTCTTCGGCGACTGCCGCGGAGCCGAAGCGGCGGCCCTGGCCACGGCCCGGGAATTTCCCGAGGTGTATTTTTTCCTCGGCTCCGACGCCGGCCCCGCCGCCCCCAACCTGGCGGTTATCGGGCCGCGCCTGGAGGAGCCGGCGTTCCTCTGCGGCATCGTCGCCGCCCGGATGAGCCGGACCCGGGAGGTCGGAGTCCTCGCCGGACTTCCCTCCCCGTCGGTGAACGGTCTGATCAACGCCTTCCGGAACGGGGTGGAGAGCGTCGATCCCGCCGTTTCGGTGCGGCTGCGGTTCACCGGTTTCCGCCACAGCCGGGACCACGGCCCTGAGGCCCGGGCGGTGGAGGCTCTGGCCGACGCCGGAGCGGACATGGTTTTCTGCGAGCGGCCCTGGGGGATCGAGGCCTGCGAGCGCCTGCGGCTGGGAGCCTTTTCCTGTTACCAGGACCTGATCCAGTACAGCCCCGACGTCGTCGTCACCGGGGCGGTGTGGGACCCGGCACCTCTGGTCCGGGGGGCGGTGGCCATGGTCAAGGAGGACCGTTTCGCCCCCCTCGACCTCGGGTGCTGGGGGACCATGTCGGTGGGGGGCGCCTACCTGGCCCCTTTTCGGGGGTTGACTCGGAAACCGGGCGACGAAGTCCGGTCCCGGGTGGAAAAAACCCGCGACCTGATCCTGGACGGGCGGCTGCGGGTCCCGGTCGACGAAACCGATCCGGCGGCCCGGCTTTCCGAGTAA
- a CDS encoding glycosyltransferase family 1 protein, with protein MRIGINALYAIPGKVGGSEIYLRCLLAALARVDSENEYVVFTNRESAGRLALGENFREAPLGVRAVNRPARALWEQTALPRRCRREGVDLLHSLGSSAPLRLSCPSVVTVLDLIYLRFPETFPWWTRATVRYFTARAASRAAAVIALSDYSRDEIMWGLDVSWDRIFSVPLGAGSLEGRELERPARVRLLRDMGIVSPYILTVSAAHPHKNLGRLLEAFFRFRREGGLHQLVVVGVRHSRHYQRLRRIVERLELDADVVFTGWIDDEAKLALYREAAVFIYPSLLEGFGLPVLEAMRARVPVCCSDVPSLNEVAGDAALRFDPYSTGEMASALEECIYNEEPRRRLVEAGIAHAGTFSWERTAAQTLEIYRRIGEGRKR; from the coding sequence ATGAGAATCGGCATCAACGCCCTGTACGCCATCCCCGGAAAAGTCGGGGGCAGCGAAATCTACCTGCGCTGTCTCCTGGCCGCGCTGGCCCGGGTCGATTCCGAGAACGAATACGTCGTCTTCACCAACCGGGAGAGCGCGGGGCGCCTGGCCCTGGGAGAAAATTTCCGGGAGGCCCCCCTGGGCGTGCGGGCGGTCAACCGCCCCGCCCGGGCGCTCTGGGAACAGACGGCGCTTCCCCGCCGCTGCCGCCGCGAGGGGGTGGACCTGCTGCACTCCCTGGGCTCGTCCGCACCGCTGCGCCTCTCCTGTCCTTCCGTGGTCACCGTGCTCGACCTCATCTACCTGCGCTTCCCGGAAACCTTCCCCTGGTGGACCCGGGCGACGGTCCGCTACTTCACCGCCCGGGCGGCCTCCCGGGCGGCGGCGGTGATCGCCCTCTCCGATTACTCCCGGGACGAGATCATGTGGGGTCTGGACGTCTCCTGGGACCGGATCTTTTCCGTGCCCCTGGGGGCCGGCAGCCTGGAAGGGCGGGAGCTGGAGCGCCCGGCCCGGGTGCGTCTTCTGCGGGATATGGGGATCGTTTCCCCCTACATCCTCACCGTTTCCGCCGCCCATCCGCACAAGAACCTGGGGCGCCTGCTGGAAGCGTTTTTCCGTTTCCGCCGCGAAGGGGGGCTTCATCAGCTGGTCGTGGTCGGAGTCCGCCACAGCCGCCACTACCAGCGCCTGCGCCGTATCGTCGAACGCCTGGAGTTGGACGCGGACGTCGTCTTCACCGGCTGGATCGACGACGAGGCCAAGCTCGCTCTCTACCGGGAAGCGGCGGTTTTCATCTATCCCTCCCTCCTGGAGGGGTTCGGCCTGCCGGTCCTGGAGGCGATGCGGGCCCGGGTCCCGGTCTGCTGCTCCGACGTTCCTTCCCTGAACGAGGTCGCGGGCGATGCCGCTTTGCGCTTCGACCCCTATTCGACCGGGGAGATGGCCTCGGCCCTGGAAGAGTGCATCTACAACGAAGAGCCGCGCCGTCGGCTGGTCGAAGCCGGCATCGCCCACGCCGGGACTTTTTCCTGGGAGCGGACCGCGGCCCAGACCTTGGAAATCTACCGTCGAATCGGGGAAGGGAGGAAGCGATGA
- a CDS encoding glycosyltransferase family 2 protein, which produces MPEENDKSPLISVVVLTCNGRPHLEECISSLLAQTWPRLEVILVVNGSRDGSARFVEERFPGRVRIVRLEKNLGYTGGNNRGIAAARGRYIALINDDTRADSRWLEEMAAVMEAAPGCGMVAGKILSYFDPGTIDNVGHIICRDGTFRGRGRLEKDRGQYDRVEEILSPSGCAMMVRIEALRQCGGFDEDFFIYGDDAELSLRIRLGGWKTYYAPGAVVLHKYSASTGAYSREKAFLVERNRIWLTVKYFPLPALAAAPFFSLGRMALQAYGVVAGRGASGEFVRQYSAGLLLLILVRAHLAALGGIPKMWKKRRRLRRERKVPVSEFYRWLREYGLSLRELALTK; this is translated from the coding sequence ATGCCTGAAGAGAACGACAAGAGCCCCCTGATCTCGGTGGTGGTCCTGACCTGCAACGGGAGGCCCCACCTGGAGGAGTGCATCTCCTCCCTCCTCGCCCAGACCTGGCCCCGGCTGGAGGTGATCCTGGTCGTCAACGGTTCCCGGGACGGGTCCGCGCGGTTCGTCGAAGAACGTTTTCCCGGCCGGGTCAGGATCGTCCGCCTGGAGAAAAACCTGGGCTACACCGGGGGCAACAACCGGGGGATTGCGGCCGCCCGCGGGCGCTACATCGCCCTCATCAACGACGATACCCGCGCCGACTCCCGCTGGCTGGAGGAGATGGCGGCGGTCATGGAGGCCGCGCCCGGATGCGGTATGGTCGCGGGCAAGATCCTTTCCTACTTCGATCCCGGGACCATCGACAACGTGGGGCATATCATCTGCCGCGACGGGACCTTCCGCGGGCGCGGGCGCCTGGAAAAGGACCGCGGCCAGTACGACCGGGTGGAGGAGATCCTCTCTCCCAGCGGCTGCGCGATGATGGTGCGGATCGAGGCTCTCCGGCAGTGCGGCGGGTTCGACGAGGATTTCTTCATCTACGGCGACGACGCCGAACTCTCGCTGCGGATCCGCCTGGGCGGCTGGAAGACCTACTACGCGCCCGGCGCCGTGGTCCTGCACAAATATTCGGCCTCCACCGGGGCTTACTCCCGGGAGAAGGCCTTCCTGGTCGAGCGCAACCGGATCTGGCTGACCGTCAAGTATTTTCCCCTCCCGGCCCTGGCGGCCGCGCCCTTTTTCAGTCTCGGCCGGATGGCGCTGCAGGCCTACGGGGTGGTGGCCGGACGGGGGGCTTCCGGAGAATTCGTCCGCCAGTATTCGGCCGGTCTGCTGCTGCTCATTCTCGTCAGGGCCCACCTGGCGGCCCTCGGAGGGATCCCGAAGATGTGGAAAAAACGCCGCCGGCTGCGGCGGGAGCGGAAAGTCCCCGTCTCCGAATTCTACCGGTGGCTGAGGGAATACGGGCTCTCCCTCCGGGAACTGGCGCTGACCAAGTAG
- a CDS encoding AarF/UbiB family protein gives MISMSWRSFADIKRGRQIVTVLARFGFEDLVGRLHLSDKPFLHRLVGPEAQLPLGERVRLVLEALGTTFVKLGQFFSMRPDIIPEEICRELRSLQDDVPPVDFARIREEIVGALGCDIGRVFSAFEPVPVASGSIGQVHLAVLREGEVPVACKVRRPGARRQVRSDFDIIGLLARLAHENIPEIRYLDLPALIEEAKSWLLEETDFENEKNNLLVFGKLNRVEGVLAPRVLTEYSSPAFLVLERLDGLRAADLAGSEARRRAAERLAGSFFNQVLLDGFFHGDPHGGNVFFRPSGEVVLLDWGLVGRLSWKMRLQLVELLQAVLSGDPSWTVECGLALSENESVENRDRLESDLLRLLDEIRGKPLSRINVGHFLIGVFQVLARYRIRVRSGYMLVARALMLLEGLVRELDPEFDIMGRIRAYLPRVGREALKPDRFRSWAVRRLFQVAALLDVLPTRLQDILRKLDEGKLTVVHRHTGMEDVVVPIRRAIDRLVLGMIMASLILGGAILVHAGIPPRLFGIPVLGHLAFGIAAVLGVWLLWASRSRRR, from the coding sequence ATGATTTCCATGAGTTGGCGGTCGTTCGCCGATATCAAGCGCGGGCGGCAGATCGTCACGGTCCTGGCCCGTTTCGGCTTCGAGGACCTGGTCGGGCGGCTGCACCTGAGCGACAAACCTTTTCTTCACCGCCTGGTGGGCCCCGAGGCGCAACTCCCTCTCGGGGAGCGGGTGCGCCTGGTTCTGGAGGCCCTGGGGACGACCTTCGTCAAGCTGGGACAGTTCTTCAGCATGCGCCCCGACATCATCCCCGAGGAAATCTGCCGGGAATTGAGGTCGCTCCAGGACGACGTCCCTCCCGTCGATTTCGCGCGGATCCGGGAGGAGATCGTGGGGGCGCTGGGGTGCGACATCGGCCGGGTCTTTTCCGCTTTCGAGCCCGTTCCCGTGGCTTCGGGTTCGATCGGGCAGGTCCATCTGGCCGTACTCCGGGAAGGGGAAGTCCCGGTCGCCTGCAAGGTGCGCCGGCCCGGCGCCCGCCGCCAGGTCCGGTCCGATTTCGACATCATCGGGCTGCTGGCCCGGCTGGCGCACGAGAATATTCCCGAAATCCGCTACCTCGACCTTCCCGCTTTGATCGAGGAAGCCAAGAGCTGGCTGCTGGAGGAAACGGATTTCGAAAACGAGAAGAACAACCTGCTCGTCTTCGGCAAGCTCAACCGGGTCGAGGGGGTCCTGGCTCCCCGGGTCCTGACCGAGTATTCCTCCCCGGCGTTTCTGGTCCTGGAGCGGTTGGACGGTCTACGCGCCGCGGATCTGGCCGGCTCCGAGGCCCGCCGGCGCGCGGCCGAGCGCCTGGCCGGTTCGTTTTTCAATCAGGTCCTGCTCGACGGATTTTTCCACGGGGATCCGCACGGCGGCAACGTCTTCTTCCGCCCCTCGGGGGAAGTCGTCCTCCTGGACTGGGGCCTGGTCGGCCGACTTTCCTGGAAGATGCGGCTGCAGCTGGTGGAACTCCTCCAGGCGGTTCTGAGCGGCGATCCTTCCTGGACGGTCGAATGCGGCCTGGCCCTCTCCGAAAACGAAAGCGTCGAAAACCGCGACCGGCTGGAGAGCGATCTTTTGCGCCTGTTGGACGAGATCCGGGGCAAGCCTCTCTCCCGGATCAACGTCGGGCATTTTCTGATCGGGGTCTTCCAGGTCCTGGCCCGGTACCGGATCCGGGTCCGCTCCGGCTATATGCTGGTCGCCCGGGCCCTGATGCTGCTGGAAGGCCTGGTCCGGGAGCTCGATCCGGAGTTCGATATCATGGGGAGGATCAGGGCCTATCTTCCCCGCGTGGGCCGGGAGGCCCTGAAGCCCGACCGCTTCCGGAGCTGGGCGGTTCGCCGGCTCTTCCAGGTGGCGGCCCTGCTCGACGTGCTCCCGACCCGTCTCCAGGATATCCTCCGCAAGCTGGACGAGGGGAAACTCACCGTCGTTCACCGCCACACCGGCATGGAAGACGTCGTCGTGCCCATCCGCCGGGCCATCGACCGGCTGGTGCTGGGAATGATCATGGCTTCGCTGATCTTGGGGGGGGCGATCCTGGTTCATGCCGGCATCCCGCCGCGCCTCTTCGGAATCCCGGTGCTGGGCCACCTGGCCTTCGGGATCGCGGCCGTGCTCGGGGTCTGGCTGCTGTGGGCCTCGCGGTCCCGGCGCCGCTGA
- a CDS encoding pyridoxal-phosphate dependent enzyme, with protein sequence MKNREQVLENTVRRCRERNIIIPTYEQMLDPGKVPQGIKDELKNIGLWDLNSRNLFRITWKNEPVPFGGGFNGVNFIELPSSLTGVKARIVQLVGKWFPTGAHKVGATFGPLVEKLVRGEFDPTTQKALWPSTGNYCRGGAFDAYLLACESIAVLPEEMSRERFEWLEKVGAEIYATPGCESNVKEIYDKVKELLAENPDTVVNLNQFEQIGNAVWHYAVTGPSMEEVFNQIKRDGDTLSALCLTQGSAGTLGSGEYLKEAFPRVKVAAMEALECPTLLYNGYGGHRIEGIGDKHVPWIHNLRNTDLVVDIADEDCMRILRLFNEPEGQEYLIKTGVPAELVESLPLLGISSIANLLGSIKTAKFYEMDENDVVFTVSTDSVEMYKSRLAEMTEARGAYGSEQAAKDYDRCLMGLSTDWMLECGYWDRRRMHNLKYFTWIEQQGKTVEELNAQWYQKDYWTKQFHAVREWDELIREFNERTGLLKQYR encoded by the coding sequence ATGAAGAACAGGGAACAAGTGCTTGAAAATACCGTCCGACGGTGTCGGGAGCGCAACATCATCATCCCGACCTACGAGCAGATGCTCGATCCCGGGAAAGTTCCGCAGGGGATCAAGGACGAACTGAAGAACATCGGGCTCTGGGACCTGAATTCCCGCAACCTGTTCAGAATCACCTGGAAAAACGAACCGGTCCCCTTCGGCGGCGGATTCAACGGGGTCAATTTCATCGAACTTCCCTCCTCCCTGACCGGGGTCAAGGCCCGGATCGTCCAGCTGGTCGGAAAGTGGTTCCCCACGGGCGCCCACAAGGTCGGAGCCACCTTCGGGCCCTTGGTGGAAAAGCTGGTGCGCGGAGAGTTCGACCCCACCACCCAAAAGGCGCTCTGGCCCTCGACCGGCAACTACTGCCGCGGGGGCGCCTTCGACGCCTACCTGCTGGCCTGCGAATCGATAGCGGTTCTCCCCGAGGAGATGTCCCGGGAACGCTTCGAATGGCTGGAAAAAGTCGGGGCCGAAATCTACGCCACCCCCGGTTGCGAATCCAACGTCAAGGAAATCTACGACAAGGTCAAGGAACTGCTGGCGGAAAATCCGGATACGGTCGTCAACCTCAACCAGTTCGAGCAGATCGGCAACGCGGTCTGGCACTATGCCGTCACCGGTCCTTCCATGGAAGAGGTCTTCAACCAGATCAAGCGCGACGGCGACACCCTGAGCGCGCTCTGCCTCACCCAGGGTTCGGCCGGGACGCTGGGCAGCGGGGAATACCTCAAGGAAGCGTTCCCCCGGGTGAAGGTGGCGGCGATGGAGGCGCTGGAATGCCCGACCCTGCTCTATAACGGCTACGGCGGGCACCGGATCGAGGGGATCGGGGACAAGCACGTTCCCTGGATCCACAACCTGCGCAACACCGACCTGGTGGTGGATATCGCCGACGAGGACTGCATGCGGATCCTGCGCCTCTTCAACGAACCCGAAGGGCAGGAATACCTGATCAAAACCGGCGTTCCCGCCGAGCTGGTCGAGAGCCTGCCCCTGCTGGGGATCTCCTCGATCGCCAACCTGCTGGGATCGATCAAGACCGCCAAGTTCTACGAAATGGACGAGAACGACGTCGTCTTCACCGTTTCCACGGATTCGGTCGAGATGTACAAATCCCGTCTGGCCGAGATGACCGAGGCCCGCGGCGCTTACGGTTCCGAACAGGCGGCCAAGGACTACGATCGGTGCCTGATGGGCCTGTCCACCGATTGGATGCTGGAGTGCGGGTACTGGGACCGCCGCCGCATGCACAACCTCAAGTACTTCACCTGGATCGAGCAGCAGGGCAAGACGGTCGAGGAGCTCAACGCCCAGTGGTACCAGAAGGACTACTGGACCAAGCAGTTCCACGCCGTCCGCGAATGGGACGAGCTGATCCGGGAGTTCAACGAGCGCACGGGGCTGCTCAAGCAGTACCGGTAA